The Ignavibacteria bacterium sequence AGTATCCGAGCGCAGGATCTACCGCGCCATTGACGAGGTCAATAAAACCTTCAAATCCCCGGTACGCAAAAAGCAGTTTGTTGCAGAGTTCTCAGAAAAACTTAAGAGCTAGGGACATGCATCACCTTTTAACCATAATTACGCCTCTTCAGAAGGAACTGCATCAGTACCTGACCGTGCTCTTAAACTTCAGCAATCCTGTTTTCTTCTCGCTTCTTACGGCTGTAATCATCTTTGCCGTTATGTTTTTTGCAATGAGAAATTCAATCCTCCCCAGACAGAAAAAGATGCTCCTGGAAAAACAGGCGGCTGAAGTTAATAATATCCGCCTCATGGCAATGTTTGCCGAACTGGACCCCGATCCCGTCCTCAGGATTAACAGCTCAGGAGAAATAATCTTCATCAACCCCGCGGCTGAGAAAAGCGGCCTGGGCAATATTGTGGGTAAACCCATAACAGACGTTTTCCCTTCTCTGAAAATTAATAGCGCGGATTTTATCAGCCTCAATAAAAAAATGGAATTTGATTTTAGTTTCGCGGGCAGGTATTTTTCAGTCCATGTAAAAGGTATAAGCGACCTGCGTATTGCACAGGCTTATATGCATGACGTAAGCAGCCTGAAAGAAAAAGAAGAAGAACTGAAAGGCTTTTCAAAATATCTCCAGGAAAAAGTGGAAGAGGAAAGAAAAAGGATAGCACGCGAGCTCCACGACGACATTGGTCAGAAGATGGTAATCCTTAAGCTCAGCCTTCAGAACGATATTTCTAAACTGACAGGCAGCGACGAATCAGTTGAACTATTAAGGAACAGCAGGCTTATTGAGGGTATCTCGGGCGATTTAAGAGCTATGGCGCATTCGCTTATTCCAAGCGCGCTGGAAGAAACAGGTCTCCACTCTTCCATCATTAACCTCATAGATACTTTTGACATCCAAAGCCCCGTAAAAGGGCACGTCCGGTTTACCGGCATGAAGGAAAGGCTGAACATAAACCTTGAAATCAGCATCTTCAGGATCATACAGGAGGCGGTAAACAACATTATAAAATATTCCGGCGCAAAGGAATATAATATTGAACTGGCAAAGAAGGACAAAAGCCTGCGCATGATGATTTCAGATGACGGCGCGGGATTTGACTTAAGCGATAAAATTAAACATAAGGGAATGGGTATCAGGAACATGAAGGAAAGAGCCGAAATGCACGGCGGCACATTCAAAATAATCACCTCGCCGGGGGAGGGGACAGTAATAATGATTAATTTCCCTTTGGGAGAATAAATTATGGCAGCAGGAAGAATACGCATATTGCTTGCGGATGACCACCACCTGGTAAGGCACGGAATTGCAAGCCTGCTTGAAAGCGTTCCTAATATTTATATTGCCGGTGAGGCAGGCGACGGGCGTGAACTTATTACAAAATACTTTGACTTAAGACCGGATGTTGTGGTAACAGACATATCCATGCCGGGCTTGTCGGGCATAGAGGCGGCGGAAAAAATATTGCTGAAAGATAAAGATGCCAGGATCCTTTTCCTCTCTGTCCACGATTCCATGGAGATCGTTTATAAGGTCCTCAGGGCCGGAGGACTGGGACTGATAAATAAGACCATAGCAAAAGGTGACCTGGTATATGCAATTGAGACGGTCAATAGCGGCGAAAGATATTTCGGAAGCGGCTATACTGAAGAAAAGCTTAGCCGTATCATGGAAAGGTATGATGACGATAAAGAGGAGATTGCCGGAGATGGTCCCGAATTAACTGATAACGATCTTGAGATCCTGAAGCTTATATGTGAAGGCCTGCAGAGCGCAGAAATAGCTGAAAAGATGAACCTCAGCAAAAAGACCATAGACAAGCACAGGGCCGCGATGATGAAAAAACTTAACGTAACGAACACAGCCCAGCTGATAAGATACGCCTATAAGAACAACATTCTGGCGTAGCATAAACATTTGAGATTTATTTTAAAAGCCTTAAATTGCGGTGTTAGATATACGGAAGGTGTCGGGAAAATGAAGAAATTAAAGCAGATCCCGATGGAGTTCCGGTGTTTGCCCTTACAAAATGAAGTTATTATATTCTTATAATTCCTGTTATAAATTTCAGTAATGGAACAAACCAGTTAAAACGGAGGCTATAATGAACAGAATTTTGCTGAAGTCGATCGTTTTCACAGTTCTTTTTTCCGCATGCATACAAGCCCAATGGGTTAAAGCGGGTTAATGGGCGCGGCGCGCAGGACATAGCAGCCAAAGACAGCCTTCTTTATGCTATTTCCCAGGATGATTTCTACAGCTCTAAAGATAACGGGGCAACGTGGGACAGCCTGAGCTCGTTTACTGCCCCTGAGCCTCAGCACATTTTATTTCTGAATGATACCATATTCGTTTATGGGCACTGGAACATTGTGGCTGATACTGTAGCAGAAGTCAAGCCGTGTGTACTCCGCTCAGATGACGGAGGCCATACCTGGAAGACAATTTTATCAGGCCGCATGGGTATAGGGTCAATGACAATAAGCGGAAGGACTCTTTTCTGTCCTGTTGGACCAAAGCTTATTCTTAAGAGCACCAATTATGGAGAATCCTGGGATACTCTGTCTTTTACTACCCCTTCCTACGCCCAGGTGGATTTGCTGTTCTCACATAATAAGACGCTGTATGCGGCGCAGTTTGGCAATGGTCTGTTCAAGTCCTCAGATGAGGGACTGAGCTGGAAAGATATTTCAGGAAATCTTCAGCTGCCGGGATTACCCCTCATATTTGCCAACAGCAAATATGTTTTTCTGGAAGAAGACGGCATTTTGTACCGCTCCTCAGATGACGGTGAAAGCTGGGAGAAATTTGAAATTCCTGTTGAGCCGCGCCTGAGTGCCTATAACGCATTAGCAGCCGACAGCCTCATTTTTCTTACGGGATTCAGTAAAGGTACGACAAAAATCAAAGTATACTCTGCAAATATAAACGGTACCGAGTGGAGAGATATTACGGCGGGGCTGCCCGATGGAATAATATTATTGCCAAATGCGCTGGCGGTAAAGGAAAACTGTTTATTCCTGGCAGCCGGTAGCAATCTGTGGAAGTACGATTTAACCCAGCTGCTTGCGTCGCAGCTGCTTGCGGTTGAAAACAATCCGCCGGCTGTAAACACTTACACACTCAGCCAGAACTATCCGAATCCGTTTAACCCGGCAACTACAATCAGCTACACAATACCCAAAGCATCACATGTAGAATTAAAAGTTTACGATATGCTTGGCCGTGAAGTTCAGACGCTTATGAGCATGGAACAGACAGCCGGAAGTTACAAGGTTCAGTTTGAGGCATCCCATCTTCCCAGCGGAATGTACATTTATGAAATCCGTGCCGGCAACTTTACAAAAAACGGAAAGATGCTCCTGTTAAAGTAATCCCCCTCTAATATAAAAGCCATGGCAGAAGCTTCTTTTAGGGAGCTTCTGCCTGAGCTTTACTGTTCAGAAATTACAACATTCTGGCGTAGTAGTAATACTACCAGGGGGTATCAATACCCCCTGTTTTCCTCAAAATTCCTGACAAGTTTCTCCTTTTTAAAAAAAACTCCTTTTGTAAGTGCTTGAAATTAACGTACTTATGACCCTTTTTGTTTTACTTGTAAAATATAGTATTAGTACCATTTACATTTATTCCTTTGAGGGCTATTTTTCTCGCTGCATAATCTTAAAAGATGATTATGCCTGGTTTATGAAACTTGACAAAGGATCAGGAACATGAAAACAAAATCTCCCTTTCTAAGCTGGATTGTTGCTTTAAGCCTTTTTCTAATTCTTTCATTTAATTTATTTGCCCAGACAGAAGAAAACGGCTGGACATGGCAGTTGAACTTCTTCAAAACCAAAGCTCAGCTAAGACTTGAAAACATAATCTTAAGAAAACAGATTGAGATCCTGCAAAGAACAAATCCGAAACTACAAATAAAGAGAACTGACCGGTTAGTCTTCAGCATAATGAAAAGATCTTCTGTCTAACTGGAAAGATAAAATCTTTATCGTAAAACCTGAGACAGTAATCAAATGGCACAGAACGGCTTTCAGGTCCTACTGGAGAAGGAAAAGCAGGCACAATGGCAGAAGACCTAATATTAACAGGGAAGTAATAGATCTCATACGGCAGATTGCAAATGATAATCCTCTCTGGGGTGTGCCACGTATTCATGGAGAACTAAAGAAACTTGGATTCAACATCTCACAGTCAACTGTTCAAAGGTATATTCCTAAAAGAAATGGAAGAACAACAGGGCGGAGATGGAAAACATTCCTGAAGAACCACTCCAAAGAAATCATCTCCATTGATTTCCTTACTGTGCCGACAATTAATTTCAAGCTGGTTCATGTCCTTGTTGTAATAGAGCATAATAGACGAAAGGTTATTCACTTCAATGTCACGAAGAATCCAACAGCAGAGTGGACACTTCAGCAGATAAGGAATCTGCTCTTTGATTATGACACTCCGAAATATCTGATACGTGACCGTGATGCAAGATATGGCAGTGTCTTTACAAATGGAGTAAAGAATCTGGGAATTCAACAGATTGTAACATCCTACCGATCACCATGGCAGAACGGCTATGTTGAACGGGTAATAGGAAGCATTAAGAGAGAATGCCTGGATCATGTAATCATTCTGAATGAGGATCATTTGAAGTGTGTACTTTCTGAATACCTGTCCTATTATAATAAGTATAGAACTCACCTCGGAATCAACAAGGACTCACCTGAAGGAAGACCAGTTCAAGTTGCAGGAAAGATTAAGAAAGTTCCTGCTGTGAACGGGTTACACCACGTCTACTTCAGACAAGCTGCTTAATAAACTTTCTTTAATTGAAAAAACTTATCCTGAATGGGAAGGGGATAGCTATGCTCTCTTGGTAACAATTCAGGTGTTTTTAGAGAAATATTGACTGAGTTGATAGTTGTGAAAATGTAGAATTATTTTACTGATGAAGAATTAGTTATAATTTCGATAAAATTTCAGCTCAGATGGAGTTTTGAATAGGTTGCGCCGTGAAAAGTTTGTGAGAGACAGATGGTTTGAGATAACCATAATAGTAGAGCTTAGCCAGCAGCTATTTACCGAGTCTTGCGTGGGTTGTGGTAACACAGACTGCGAAGCGTAGACAGGAAGAATGCAGGCCGGAATAAAGTGAAGAGGATAATTAGTCCCGATATTAAAGACTTACGAGGCAGCCGACCTTTGTCCTATTAAGGGGAAGGCAGTAACAAAGTGTCCGATAATTCAGGCGAGGGCACTGCGTTGTCTCCGGGATTCGTACCTACAGCATGCATTCAATGGATCTCACAGGAACACGGGAGATCCCTTAGGGTTTCAGCACGGAGGCTGATAAAGATCAGACAAGCTCACAAAAGCAAGAATGATCAGGAAAAAGACCAAAAGGGAAGTCAGACTGACTGATAGTACTCTGAGACAAGGGAATGCCTGTTACATGGGGAAGCGGTCAGCAGAGAATGAATTCTTTCCAAGGAAACATAAGCTCCATTCAAAGGGAGGTTACGAACCTTAATTCAAAGTAAGGAAATATTCAGTTATGAAAACAAAACTGGAAGAAATAGCAGCGAAAGCTCTAAAGGAAACAAACTTAGTCTTTACATCACTAACACACCACCTGAGGAAAGAAATGATTTATGATAATCTATGTCATATTTCAAAGAATTCAGCAGTTGGTATAGATGGGATAGGTGTAGAAACTGCAAAGAAGGATTTTGACCTGTGGATAGGTGAGATGATAACTTCTGTTCACAGGAAAAGCTACAAGCCGCCAGCAGTACGCAGGGTGTGGATACCTAAGCCGGGCAAGGCTGAGAGAAGACCAATTGGAATTCCAAGTGTTGCAGACAGAGCACTTCAGAGAAGTGTAACTGCTGTATTAAATGCAATATACGAACAGGATTTCCTTAACTCATCTTTTGGAGGAAGGTCCGGCAGAAGCGCACACAATGCACTTGCCAGCTTAAACAGTATAGTGATGGGCAGGAAAGTAAACTGGGTGTTTGAGGCTGATTTGAAGAACTTCTTTGGGAGTCTGGACCATGGATGGCTAATCAGGTTTGTTGAACATAGAGTCGGAGACCCAAGAATAATCAGCCTCATTAAAAGATGGCTGAAAGCAGGAGTAATGGAAGAAGGTAAATTCCATGCAAGTGAGACGGGAACACCTCAGGGTGGATCAATCAGTGTTCTCCTGAGTAATATATACTTACATTATGTATTGGACTTATGGTTTGAAAAAGCCATAAAGCCAAGACTAAAAGGAGAGTGCTATCTCATCCGATACATTGATGATTTTATTGTATGCTTCCAGCATAAAGAAGATGCAGTAAGATTTCGTGAAGTATTGGAGAAAAGACTTGCGAAGTTCGCCTTGGAACTTGAACCAAACAAAACAAGACTTGTTGAGTTTGGAAGGTTTGCGCAAGGAAGTACAAAAGGGAAAGGCAAGAAAGTGGAGACTATCTATTTTCTGGGCTTTACTCACTATTGTACCAGAAACCGTAATGGAAAATTCACTGTAGGAAGAAAAACCGAAAAGACCAGGTTAAGAAGAAGTATTAAGAATATTACAGAAAAGATAAAGGAAATAAGGCACTGGAAAATAATAGATCAGGTAAAGAAAATAAATGAGATCCTTAGAGGTCATTACAACTACTATGGATTAGGAGGAAACCTAAGTTCATTACTCAAAGTTTACCGCAGAACCGAAAGGATGTGGGTTAAGATGCTAAGCAGCCGAAGCTGGAGAGGAAGAGTAAAATGGGAGAAATATCACGAGATAAAGAAATCGTATCCGATATTGCGTCCGAAGCTTCATATTCCATATGAGAAGATGGGACAATACGCAATGCTGTGAATCGTTCCTTGAAGAGCCAGGTGCGGGAAATCTGCACGCCTGGTTCTGTGGGGGTGGGGTTGTCAATTGGATAACCCCTCTACCCGGTGACAACATATAATTTACACACCCCGTTCCCGACTCGCCGGGACCACCCCTCTTTAATTATAAACTTATATTGAAGCCGGTGCGGAGGACGAAAATTTTATTTGAGGTGTAGGCGGCTTCGAGTCTTAGGACTGTCAGAAAGCCTGTGAAGCCTCCGTATACTTCCCAGTAGACCGGGATGTCTCCGGCTGTTTTGATGACACCTGAGTCATTCCACATCTTAAATGCGCTTGCACCGGTTATTATGCCAATGTTCATTTCGGCTAATGACCTTAAGCCGAGGGACTGAAAGATCACACTGCGCCAGTTATGCTCAACGTGAACTGCTGCCAGTTTGTCACCAACATATTCGTAAGGATTCAACCCTTTGAAGGCACCGAATGTTGACAGAAAGGCCAGTGAGTTTTCAGGAGTCAAAATGTGCTGCAGGCCGTAGGTGCCGTGTACTATTCCCCCCTCCAGCCTTACGAGCATATACGGAGGGAACATAAGTTCATCGAAGATAGTATTAAACCTGAGCTGGCAGATGGAGTAAGCTTTCAGGTAACCGAAATCGCCTCCGAGTTCTTTCAGTGAAAGATCAGTAAGAAGACTGAATCCGCTTTCAGAATAGACCTGGAATTTCAGTGGATCTGTCCCGGATATATAATTTAATGACAGCCTGTTGTCGAGACCTTCTTTAATTTCAGGATTTATTCTTTTGGCAAATCTCGAAGTAAATATCCTGTGATTGAAAATATCACTGACTGATGATTGTCTTTCTGAAGTAAAGCCGAACATCAGAGAGCGGTCAGGCGAATTATGTGAGCCTTTCCATTCCTTTTTGATATTTATATTGTAGCCTTCGGCTTTGTAGTAATTAAAAATATCCTCGAGGCCGAAAGTGATGCTCAGTGAATTCATCAGCTCGGGAAACAGTGTGATGTTATTCCATCTTTCAACCTG is a genomic window containing:
- a CDS encoding response regulator transcription factor — its product is MAAGRIRILLADDHHLVRHGIASLLESVPNIYIAGEAGDGRELITKYFDLRPDVVVTDISMPGLSGIEAAEKILLKDKDARILFLSVHDSMEIVYKVLRAGGLGLINKTIAKGDLVYAIETVNSGERYFGSGYTEEKLSRIMERYDDDKEEIAGDGPELTDNDLEILKLICEGLQSAEIAEKMNLSKKTIDKHRAAMMKKLNVTNTAQLIRYAYKNNILA
- a CDS encoding transposase family protein, with the translated sequence MPRIHGELKKLGFNISQSTVQRYIPKRNGRTTGRRWKTFLKNHSKEIISIDFLTVPTINFKLVHVLVVIEHNRRKVIHFNVTKNPTAEWTLQQIRNLLFDYDTPKYLIRDRDARYGSVFTNGVKNLGIQQIVTSYRSPWQNGYVERVIGSIKRECLDHVIILNEDHLKCVLSEYLSYYNKYRTHLGINKDSPEGRPVQVAGKIKKVPAVNGLHHVYFRQAA
- a CDS encoding T9SS type A sorting domain-containing protein; this translates as MADTVAEVKPCVLRSDDGGHTWKTILSGRMGIGSMTISGRTLFCPVGPKLILKSTNYGESWDTLSFTTPSYAQVDLLFSHNKTLYAAQFGNGLFKSSDEGLSWKDISGNLQLPGLPLIFANSKYVFLEEDGILYRSSDDGESWEKFEIPVEPRLSAYNALAADSLIFLTGFSKGTTKIKVYSANINGTEWRDITAGLPDGIILLPNALAVKENCLFLAAGSNLWKYDLTQLLASQLLAVENNPPAVNTYTLSQNYPNPFNPATTISYTIPKASHVELKVYDMLGREVQTLMSMEQTAGSYKVQFEASHLPSGMYIYEIRAGNFTKNGKMLLLK
- the ltrA gene encoding group II intron reverse transcriptase/maturase; this encodes MKTKLEEIAAKALKETNLVFTSLTHHLRKEMIYDNLCHISKNSAVGIDGIGVETAKKDFDLWIGEMITSVHRKSYKPPAVRRVWIPKPGKAERRPIGIPSVADRALQRSVTAVLNAIYEQDFLNSSFGGRSGRSAHNALASLNSIVMGRKVNWVFEADLKNFFGSLDHGWLIRFVEHRVGDPRIISLIKRWLKAGVMEEGKFHASETGTPQGGSISVLLSNIYLHYVLDLWFEKAIKPRLKGECYLIRYIDDFIVCFQHKEDAVRFREVLEKRLAKFALELEPNKTRLVEFGRFAQGSTKGKGKKVETIYFLGFTHYCTRNRNGKFTVGRKTEKTRLRRSIKNITEKIKEIRHWKIIDQVKKINEILRGHYNYYGLGGNLSSLLKVYRRTERMWVKMLSSRSWRGRVKWEKYHEIKKSYPILRPKLHIPYEKMGQYAML